A window from Schistocerca gregaria isolate iqSchGreg1 chromosome 8, iqSchGreg1.2, whole genome shotgun sequence encodes these proteins:
- the LOC126285192 gene encoding histone H1.5-like, with the protein MPARKGKRSATKTPAAEAAKTAESTDAEQKKPRRSPKKSQAQPASQNVEEAKTATTLEEGEPAPKRARGKQKDKTDVADGQESKNTPEKRGRGKTESPKKPKSGEARKSVAKKGSPRVAAKPKRGAKARKSGGKTASAKRKWQGMWTRNKFSAVSKINVREDCCE; encoded by the exons ATGCCGGCGAGAAAAGGAAAACGCTCAGCTACAAAGACGCCCGCCGCAGAAGCAGCTAAAACGGCAGAATCTACAGATGCAGAACAGAAAAAGCCTCGTAGAAGTCCTAAAAAGTCTCAAGCCCAGCCTGCATCACAAAACGTGGAGGAGGCTAAAACTGCAACTACGTTAGAGGAGGGCGAACCTGCACCTAAGAGGGCCAGAGGCAAGCAGAAGGATAAAACTGATGTTGCAGATGGCCAAGAATCTAAGAACACTCCCGAAAAACGCGGAAGAGGTAAAACTGAGTCACCGAAGAAACCAAAATCTGGTGAGGCACGTAAGTCAGTAGCGAAGAAAGGATCGCCTCGAGTTGCAGCAAAACCTAAACGCGGCGCGAAAGCCCGGAAATCTGGTGGAAAGACTGCCTCTGCAAAGCGCAAGTG GCAAGGAATGTGGACTAGAAATAAGTTTTCCGCTGTTTCAAAAATTAATGTGCGCGAAGATTGTTGTGAATAA
- the LOC126284009 gene encoding condensin-2 complex subunit H2-like: MAGASYTQEDGALEDCVLSVLLNPIRDLTENWEINLARYLQEYHDLLVENSLNAQEILSAINFAKAALVIQKSADIYGKKVDYLWQILHNVLDTIRNQRNETDPAKPGAPTKKGKEGKDNAHVSTEFCSLDDEYGASAGDINIQARETRSKVKLLPVYNPQLDSFLSVKKIELYGQRGNAVGNKYDFRVNKYLSSTGLLISEPELNQCSGALEYDYDELSSPSPEPVPAIEQLETIPMEIDPEPVENCAIEVCTLPAAPSREEIVEVATDQEHEKNKAENSRKKGTVEVVNENRTGWDSIVQKDERERELQPRPTVHMPSATEYISSVLQKRPPADNNAGMERNKRPPSFLSFFAKDIISKGKKKVCYLAFQEYCCLPEQKRSKESVELNLDDVMRDVASEFGEEDFCGFEEPVVLENEDDINFEVNEVDELPLLECLPPPSDVPAPSYAEFVREAIVVPAVTAEVAESITQIVNEWHDSIRHILKASQERGHFNIHKYCDLVLSRFPHTEEHPVLPFSDIVGNEPVENVSRYFLATLMLANAYNVEIIRTIDDPLAMDCMSAKLLTRVRDNELLKEMYE, from the coding sequence ATGGCTGGAGCATCTTATACTCAAGAAGACGGCGCGCTAGAAGACTGTGTTCTTTCTGTGTTACTTAACCCTATTCGTGATCTGACAGAGAATTGGGAAATTAATTTGGCACGATACCTTCAGGAATACCATGACTTGCTGGTTGAAAATAGTTTAAATGCTCAGGAAATTCTTAGTGCCATCAATTTTGCGAAAGCTGCACTCGTCATTCAAAAATCTGCTGACATTTATGGGAAGAAAGTGGATTACTTGTGGCAGATATTGCATAATGTTTTAGATACCATTAGGAACCAGAGAAATGAAACTGACCCTGCAAAACCTGGTGCACCAACGAAGAAAGGCAAGGAGGGGAAAGACAATGCCCATGTTTCTACAGAATTCTGTTCTTTAGATGATGAATACGGCGCTTCTGCTGGGGACATAAACATACAAGCACGCGAGACACGCAGTAAGGTCAAGCTACTTCCCGTGTACAATCCGCAGCTAGATTCCTTTCTGAGTGTAAAGAAAATAGAACTTTATGGGCAGAGGGGTAACGCAGTCGGTAATAAATATGATTTCAGAGTCAATAAATACCTGTCATCCACTGGACTGTTAATTAGTGAACCAGAATTAAACCAGTGTTCAGGCGCACTAGAATATGATTACGATGAGTTATCAAGCCCTTCACCGGAACCTGTACCTGCAATTGAACAACTTGAAACTATTCCAATGGAAATTGATCCAGAACCTGTCGAAAATTGTGCCATCGAAGTATGCACACTACCAGCCGCACCAAGTCGAGAAGAAATAGTTGAAGTTGCAACAGATCAAGAGCATGAGAAGAACAAAGCAGAAAATTCTAGAAAAAAGGGAACTGTAGAGGTTGTTAATGAGAATCGTACTGGATGGGATAGCATTGTGCAAAAAGATGAGAGAGAAAGGGAACTGCAACCAAGACCTACAGTTCATATGCCTTCTGCCACTGAGTACATTTCATCTGTGTTGCAAAAGAGACCTCCTGCTGACAATAACGCAGGTATGGAAAGAAACAAAAGACCACCTAGTTTTTTGTCATTTTTTGCAAAGGATATAATTTCGAAAGGGAAGAAAAAAGTATGTTACTTAGCGTTTCAAGAGTATTGCTGTTTACCAGAGCAGAAACGGTCTAAAGAATCAGTCGAATTAAATCTAGACGATGTTATGAGGGACGTGGCTAGCGAATTTGGCGAAGAAGACTTTTGCGGATTTGAAGAGCCTGTGGTTCTTGAAAACGAGGACGACATTAATTTCGAAGTGAATGAGGTCGATGAACTGCCACTACTCGAATGTTTACCTCCACCCTCCGACGTGCCTGCACCAAGTTACGCGGAATTTGTTAGAGAGGCAATTGTCGTTccagcagtaacagcagaggtcGCTGAAAGTATAACACAGATTGTAAATGAATGGCATGATTCCATAAGACATATTTTGAAGGCATCACAGGAAAGAGGTCATTTTAATATTCATAAGTATTGTGATTTAGTGCTTTCTCGATTCCCACATACGGAGGAACACCCAGTTTTGCCTTTCAGTGATATAGTTGGCAATGAACCAGTCGAAAATGTTTCACGCTATTTCCTGGCAACTCTTATGCTTGCCAATgcgtataatgtggaaataataagGACCATTGACGACCCTCTAGCAATGGACTGTATGAGCGCCAAGCTTCTTACGAGAGTAAGAGATAATGAACTCTTGAAAGAGATGTACGAGTGA